In Temnothorax longispinosus isolate EJ_2023e chromosome 10, Tlon_JGU_v1, whole genome shotgun sequence, a single window of DNA contains:
- the LOC139820596 gene encoding cytochrome P450 4C1-like isoform X1, whose translation MITIILLLLTLILLISNYYVHYHGRKGRLINLIPGPSGYPIIGNAFQYLVSREEQWKLLVTITDEFYPILKIWLFFFPIISVRHPNDLETILSSTKHIEKSLLYDVFHPWLGTGLLTSGGAKWHSRRKILTPTFHFNILQHFIQILIEEGENMTKSLKNAGGTVVKDLVPFFSEHTLNAICETAMGTSLRGLGDFQQQYREAVHKMGELLTYRVMRQWLHSDWIFSLTSKGREQKKLLKILHGFTKRIIAERKLYHDRTNGQYLKSFDNDTSAKRDDGEPVGIRRKRLAMLDLLIAASRDGFMTDLDIREEVDTFMLEGYDTTAAGLCFILALLAEHNDIQDRVRNEVDTALRENEQKYTIKLLQDLSYLERCIKEALRLYPSVYMLSRITAEDVKLQSYLVPAGTFLHLNIYGVHRDPNFWSNPEVFDPNRFLPEKIRNRHPYSYLPFSAGPRNCIGQRFAMLEMKAMIAPLIHNFYLEPIDYLKNLRIQVDLVLSSAQPLRVKFIPVCKTNASL comes from the exons ATGATCACTATTATACTGCTATTACTTACCCTTATTCTACTGATATCTAATTACTATGTGCATTATCATGGAAGAAAGGGGCGACTTATCAATCTTATACCAGGACCATCAGGTTATCCGATCATTGGAAATGCATTTCAATATCTTGTTTCACGAG AAGAACAATGGAAGTTACTGGTTACCATAACTGACGAGTTTTAtcccattttaaaaatatggttattcttttttcctaTAATATCCGTTCGTCATCCGAATGATTTAGAG ACAATATTAAGCAGCACAAAACATATCGAAAAGAGTCTTCTTTATGATGTTTTCCATCCGTGGTTGGGTACTGGTCTTCTCACTAGTGGAG GCGCCAAGTGGCATTCACGACGAAAGATATTGACCCCtacatttcattttaatatattacagcaCTTTATTCAGATTTTGATTGAGGAAGGTGAAAACATGAccaaatctttaaaaaatgcaggAGGCACAGTTGTGAAAGATTTAGTACCATTTTTTAGTGAAcatacgttgaatgcaataTGTG AAACTGCCATGGGCACTTCTTTACGAGGCCTTGGTGATTTCCAGCAACAGTATCGAGAAGCGGTTCATAAAATGGGCGAACTTCTTACTTacag agtAATGAGACAATGGCTGCACAGCGATTGGATATTCTCGTTGACGTCCAAAGGTAGAGAGCAAAAGAAGTTGCTGAAGATATTACATGGATTTACTAAACGA ATAATTGCTGAAAGAAAACTTTATCATGATCGTACTAATGGGCAATACTTAAAAAGCTTTGATAATGACACGTCGGCAAAGAGAGATGATGGAGAACCGGTAGGAA TACGAAGAAAACGACTTGCAATGTTGGACCTTTTAATAGCGGCATCTCGTGATGGCTTTATGACTGATTTAGATATTCGAGAGGAAGTTGATACTTTTATGTTGGAG ggTTATGACACTACAGCGGCGGGTCTGTGCTTCATTTTGGCACTATTAGCTGAACATAACGACATTCAG GATCGTGTCAGGAACGAAGTCGATACAGCCTTGCGAGAGAATGAACAGAAGtatactataaaattattgcaagacCTATCATATTTGGAAAGATGTATAAAGGAAGCATTGCGCTTATATCCCAGCGTGTATATGCTATCACGAATTACTGCGGAAGACGTAAAATTAC AGTCATATTTGGTACCTGCTGGAACATTCTTGCATCTTAACATTTACGGAGTCCACAGAGATCCTAATTTTTGGTCAAATCCAGAAGTATTTGATCCTAACAGATTTTTGCCTGAAAAAATCCGAAATCGTCACCCTTATTCGTATTTACCATTCAGTGCTGGACCACGTAACTGCATCG GTCAACGGTTTGCTATGTTGGAAATGAAAGCGATGATAGCTCCTCTGATACACAATTTCTACTTGGAGcccattgattatttaaagaatcttCGGATACAGGTTGATTTGGTACTTTCCTCTGCTCAACCACTTCGTGTAAAATTTATCCCTGTCTGTAAAACAAATGCAAGCCTTTGA
- the LOC139820596 gene encoding cytochrome P450 4C1-like isoform X2: MITIILLLLTLILLISNYYVHYHGRKGRLINLIPGPSGYPIIGNAFQYLVSRGAKWHSRRKILTPTFHFNILQHFIQILIEEGENMTKSLKNAGGTVVKDLVPFFSEHTLNAICETAMGTSLRGLGDFQQQYREAVHKMGELLTYRVMRQWLHSDWIFSLTSKGREQKKLLKILHGFTKRIIAERKLYHDRTNGQYLKSFDNDTSAKRDDGEPVGIRRKRLAMLDLLIAASRDGFMTDLDIREEVDTFMLEGYDTTAAGLCFILALLAEHNDIQDRVRNEVDTALRENEQKYTIKLLQDLSYLERCIKEALRLYPSVYMLSRITAEDVKLQSYLVPAGTFLHLNIYGVHRDPNFWSNPEVFDPNRFLPEKIRNRHPYSYLPFSAGPRNCIGQRFAMLEMKAMIAPLIHNFYLEPIDYLKNLRIQVDLVLSSAQPLRVKFIPVCKTNASL, encoded by the exons ATGATCACTATTATACTGCTATTACTTACCCTTATTCTACTGATATCTAATTACTATGTGCATTATCATGGAAGAAAGGGGCGACTTATCAATCTTATACCAGGACCATCAGGTTATCCGATCATTGGAAATGCATTTCAATATCTTGTTTCACGAG GCGCCAAGTGGCATTCACGACGAAAGATATTGACCCCtacatttcattttaatatattacagcaCTTTATTCAGATTTTGATTGAGGAAGGTGAAAACATGAccaaatctttaaaaaatgcaggAGGCACAGTTGTGAAAGATTTAGTACCATTTTTTAGTGAAcatacgttgaatgcaataTGTG AAACTGCCATGGGCACTTCTTTACGAGGCCTTGGTGATTTCCAGCAACAGTATCGAGAAGCGGTTCATAAAATGGGCGAACTTCTTACTTacag agtAATGAGACAATGGCTGCACAGCGATTGGATATTCTCGTTGACGTCCAAAGGTAGAGAGCAAAAGAAGTTGCTGAAGATATTACATGGATTTACTAAACGA ATAATTGCTGAAAGAAAACTTTATCATGATCGTACTAATGGGCAATACTTAAAAAGCTTTGATAATGACACGTCGGCAAAGAGAGATGATGGAGAACCGGTAGGAA TACGAAGAAAACGACTTGCAATGTTGGACCTTTTAATAGCGGCATCTCGTGATGGCTTTATGACTGATTTAGATATTCGAGAGGAAGTTGATACTTTTATGTTGGAG ggTTATGACACTACAGCGGCGGGTCTGTGCTTCATTTTGGCACTATTAGCTGAACATAACGACATTCAG GATCGTGTCAGGAACGAAGTCGATACAGCCTTGCGAGAGAATGAACAGAAGtatactataaaattattgcaagacCTATCATATTTGGAAAGATGTATAAAGGAAGCATTGCGCTTATATCCCAGCGTGTATATGCTATCACGAATTACTGCGGAAGACGTAAAATTAC AGTCATATTTGGTACCTGCTGGAACATTCTTGCATCTTAACATTTACGGAGTCCACAGAGATCCTAATTTTTGGTCAAATCCAGAAGTATTTGATCCTAACAGATTTTTGCCTGAAAAAATCCGAAATCGTCACCCTTATTCGTATTTACCATTCAGTGCTGGACCACGTAACTGCATCG GTCAACGGTTTGCTATGTTGGAAATGAAAGCGATGATAGCTCCTCTGATACACAATTTCTACTTGGAGcccattgattatttaaagaatcttCGGATACAGGTTGATTTGGTACTTTCCTCTGCTCAACCACTTCGTGTAAAATTTATCCCTGTCTGTAAAACAAATGCAAGCCTTTGA